A stretch of DNA from Chryseobacterium muglaense:
ATAACGGTAAATCTGAAGAATTTATAGAGAAAGAGAAGATTAATTTGTCCCAATCTTTAAAAGATAAGTAAATATTATATATAAATTCAAAATAAAATCTAACTATATAGTGTGGTTAGGTTTTTATTAAAAAAAAGATTAAAATTGTTAGCTCATACTAATCTACAAATAATTTTTAAAAAATTATTTGTAGATTTTTTTATATTTTGTTATTGTATTTCTACTCATCTTAAAATGTTTCGCCAATTGAATGTTATTTAATTTATGCTTTTTCTGATAATCTAAAATTTTTAATATATCTGATCTTTTATAAGATTTAAATTTTTGATTCTCTGTTTTTTTTCCAAAAATAATTTCATTAAGTTTATTTATATCTATTGATGAAAGATTATCATTCAAAAGAATTGGCTTGCATTCATCAAGTTTTTCTGGATATTTTTTTTGAAGAATATCAAGATAGATGCGTTTATAATCTGGTCTCATTTTGAATATTTACTAATCCATTTATGTAATGTAGTCTTTGGAATTTTATATTTTTCTATTACTTCATTTTTACTCATTTCATCAGAGTTTATTTGCTCTAATATAAATTCAATGATCTCTTGTGTATAAATATTTTTTCTAAATTCCGGAAGTTTTTTTGATTTCAAACTTTCAGCATTGGTTCTTTTACTTGGTGGAGAATAAAGAATAAGATGTTGGCTATATATTCTGAAAAAATCATATTCTAGTAATTTGCTCCATTTCAAGAGCAACTCGGTGTCTAATGATTTTTGTGAGAACATATTTTCAACATCTGTTTTACTTATTTTAAAAAAATTGCAAGCCCTTTCAATAGAGAAATCTAATTCTTTCCATTTTACTAAGATTAAATGGCCTATATGTATATCTTTGTACATACAATATTACTTTTTAAGTAACTGAATTTACAATTATTTTTTTATCTTTAGATTATCATTTCTGATGAGAGAGAATTATATTGTTATCTTAATTAAAGACAGTTTTTTAGAATTCTGTCTTTTTTGTTTATTTATAATATAACAAATTTATTATTAATATCTAAGCAAATTCGAATTTATCTAATTCAATATGCTTCTCTTTAAACTCTTTTTCAGCTTCTCTTAAATCATAAGAGGTTTGTAAGCGAATCCAAAACTCTGCATTACCACCAAAAACTTTGGAAATTCTTATTGCCATAATGGGAGTAATTACACTTTTACCATTAACAATATTGGATAAAGTGGGTCGTGTAATACCTAAGAGTTTAGCAGTTCTTTCAACAGTTAATTTATTGGGTTTAATAATCTGGCTCGAAATAATTTCACCAGGATGCGTATTGTGCTTAATAGCACGGATTAAAGGTTTCATATAATTAAAATTTTATTTTACAGTTTCTACAATTCTTAATGAGTATCTAATAAATCTAAATCATAAGCATTTTTATTTTCAAATCTAAAAATAATGCGATAATTACCTGTCACATCCACAGACCAAAAACCTTTTAATTTCCCCTTTAATGGATGCAATCTAAGCCCCTTAAAAGGGTCAAAATCTTGTGGTATTTCTTCAACATTATCAATAATATCTAAAATTTCACGTATTCTATCAACCATTTCTGAAGGTAATTTACTAACATCATCTTTCGTCCAGTATTTTTTTAATCCTTTATGCGTTATGGAATATATCATTACTTTTTGCTATTTGTGAAAAAAATTGTATGCTGTAAAGTTACGCATTACGTTTTGAATACACAAACTTATTGAAAAACGTACAGCTCTTTCGGCTTCTGTCTGTTCCTGTTCAAACCGCCTGATATCTTTTACATCCTGTTGGTATGATTGAGGAGTACTGTTGTAGTTCTGGAGAACTGAGGGAACAGTATTATTTTCAGATTGGTAAATTTCTGATCAGAATAATTCTGAAAAGTGGAGGGATTGGGATTTTCCATAGTCGGGAACTTAGGAATCTGGGCGAATCCCAAAGGGCCTAAACAGAGGAAAAAGTATTTAAAATAAAAATTTCTCATTGTGTGAATTGTGATTTTGGCGACAATTATAAATAAAAATATTCATTTCCGAAATAGGTAAAAAACCCCATATTTTTTCGAGTATTTTACGGTAAAACTATATCAGAACAGCGACAAAATGTGTCGTATTTTAAACTGATTCATTTCATACTTGATTTTTAGGCACAAAAAAAGCGTGGAACTATGTCTACTGCCTTAGAGGTACTGGCATACCCGAACACAAATAAACATAGAAACCCATGCCGGAGCGTGAGCATTGCATATTCTTGTGTTCTTTGAAAATGCCAGTTTTCTAAGACAAGAAAGCAAATGCTTTAATTTTTTACCGTAAATGTTATTGGTGCGAATTTAAGAAAGAAAAATTAAATATCCATCCAGTGAAATTTTTCAGCCGTCACTTCCTCAGACTGCTCGTTTTTTCAAAACGCTTGTCATTCGTTGCTCCTTAGTTCAAAATTTATCAGGCAAAAGAATTGCGCAAAATTGGGTCAAAAAAATGGTGACTATTTTAATGTAACAGAACTTTTTGAAAGGTGGTGATACCTTACGGAACAGACGATATCAGCAAAATTTATCTTTATCTCACAACCATGCTCCGAATGCGTCACAACTTTATTAGAAACCATGCAATATACTTGCAAAGTCTTTATTCATGGTATTTGTAGAGAAATACAAAAACGTGTCCTTTCGGGAGAACTGAAGATTTTTTCTATTTGTTCCAGAAGAAATTAAGCAAACCGGCAAAGGCTTTAATGTGAGGTTATATTTGAAGTCAGCCGTTTTCAGGGATTAAAACCCTGAGCAATGAATTTTAAAAATTTTATACAATGAATAATTTTGATTTAGAACTGATTAATCAGTTATTGGGAGTGATATTTATCACTATTAAAGTAGTTAAGGAAATTACTAATCTGAAAAAGAAGAAAAAGGATAAGGATTAGTGATCTAATCCTTTTTCCTTCGCTTCAATAAAGTTGCGTTCTTTTACACTTTCAATGAGTTTTTCGTGGATGTCTAACTGCCTATGGTAAGACATCCGGAAATACTCTATTTGTGATTTTAGACTTTCTAAATATTCTTTTGAAATGGAAATTTGTTCTTTTAAAAATGGGTATTCTGTTATACGTTTTTTAAATTCCTCATATTCTTCTTCAGTAAAATATTCAACGTGTGGAAACTCTGAATTTTCTGTGTCGCTGTCTGTCGTTGTTTTGTCGTTGTAGTGTCGCGACAATAGCAGGTTTACAGTATCTTCTGGGATTGTAAATCCTTTATTATTGGGTGTTTTTAAAGTTTCTATGAGTGTCGCTATGTGTCGCTGAATTGTCCGTTCGCTGACGCCGAAAAGTGCTGCAACCTCTTTAGTTGTATAATTTTTCATGCTTTAATTTTTTACGGGTAATATTCCTTTTTTCTGATATACACCAATCAAGTAACCCACAGAATTATCAATTTTCAGTTTTCTCTGTCTGATCTTTTCGTTCAGTTCTGTAATTAAGATGTCAAAATCCTTTTCTTTTTCTTTTCCGGCAATCAACTCTGCCTGTTCCTGATTTAAGCCATAAGTAACAAGTTTTGATATGAATTTTTGAACATTTAAAGGTTTTTCAAAATCAATTTCTAACTGTTTAAACTTTTGAGAATTTATATGTATAGTTACCCATTCAAAAGATCTACCTTTCTTTTTAAGTTCAAAATCAATCTCAATATCTGAATTTTCATTAATTTGTTTTTTAGCAATATCTAAAACATATTCTTTGAACTGGCTTATTCTTTCAAACTGCTCATTCCCTTTTTTGTCGATCAGTCCGAGCATTTTTTTAAGTTCTTCAATTTCGAAACGCTTACTTCCTATACTTCGCCATTGACAAGCAATACCATATAAGCGTTTTGCATATTTTGAGGAACAATTTAAAACGGATTTTAACTGTAAAGCAGTAAAATTGTTTTTCAGTTCAAAAAAATAGGGCAGAGCTTCATCATTTAGTTTTACTGAAAAAGAACCAGTCCCAAATAAATAATCAACTTTTGAGAATAACCATAATTGAGAAATCTTTTTCGGAGTTTCAATTTCAAACATCCGAGAGCCTATACTTTCAGTCGCTTCCCTTAATTGCTTTAAATTCCATTTACGGCCTGTTATCGCTTCGATATCATGAACATGGATAGTGTATTCCAATTTATCTTTTTTAAGGCAGGAAAGCACCATAAAAAGAATATCAAGCATACAGGCAGAGTAGTCATAGCGACCTGAAGTAATAACATTGTGTTGATAAATTAGTTTATCGTTTTTGCTGACGTCCATTAATTCCATAATATCAAGATTGTTATACAAATATATAAAAACCAGTAATAAAAACAATACTGTTTTATAATATCTGTTTTAACACTTATAAAAACTGGTTTTTAACTTATAAAAACTGGTTTTTAACTTATAAAAACTGGTTTTTAACTTATAAAAACTGGTTTTTAACTTATAAAAACTGGTTTTTAACTATGTAATCATTTGTGTAATAGATAGTTATAAGGTCTTAAAATAACAAAATAGATAAAATAATAAATATTTTAAAAATACGTTTGCTCAAAAGGAATTTTATCTGATCTATTGGAACGAAAATTTTTCCTGTCATTCTGTCATGCGGAGTGAAAGGAAAACAAAAAAACGAAAAACAAACTTTTACAAGTTGGCTTGGGCGGGCGATTGCTATGCTTTGCATAATAATTGTGATAGATAAATTCTATTATTTGAGTACTGAAATGATGAGCTGTCCGGTGCTGTGATCGGAGCGATACCGTTTCCGGAATGGTGCTGATTTTTTCCTTCAGCTTTTCTATTTTTCCCCTTTATTTTTTTGCAGAATGTTTGGAATGTTTTTATTTCGGTTCTGAGGGGTGAGCTGATCTGAAGTATTACTTTTTTTAAGTCATTTTCTGAGTGGGTAGAGCTGGGCGATCTTCCGGAGCTGGTGAGCTGTACTCTGATAAAAAATGCGCTTGTGTTGCGTGGTAATGCAGAAATGTGTAAATTAGTGGTAAAAATTATGTATATAGTAAGGGCAAGTAGTACCTTTTGACGTCAAAAACCTACGCTATCGCTTCGATTTTCGCCACAAAAGGACAACTTGGTTCATTCCTATCGTCATAAACGGACAAACATACCGCTAATGATTAGAGTACACTTTTAACGGATATACCTACATAGTTAGATTTTATATAGTCGGAAAAAACAAAGGAGAAAAAATAAAAGCTCTCCGAAATGGAGAGCCAAAGTTGATTATAAATTTTCTAAATCAGAAGAAAAATTTAGAGTAGTAAAAATAAAAAAAACCGTCCAATTATGGAAGATCAAAACACAGAAGATTGGGAAGCGCAATTTAGAGAAGAATTTGAGCAGATTGATAGACAAAACCAATATCGAGAACGAGGAAAGCTCGGAGGTCGCCCGAAACTCAATGCCCCAAAATCGGAGCGTTTAGCACTTCGATTTACTCCTGTGGAAATGAAAAAGCTAAAAGAAAGAGCGGATAAAAAAAAGCTGAAGCTCACGGATTACAGCAGAATTATTCTGCTTGATAGGGAACTTCCGGAGTATGAAAAAAACATCATGCTGACGGAATATGCAACGAATTTCCGGAGAATTGGGAATTACATGAAAAAGGAAATTTTCACTCCTGAAGAAAGAGCCGGACTGCTCAGGGAGATCGAGGAAGCCATCAAAGGAATTAAAACACAAATCAAATGGTAATCTCTGCATCAACGAGAAATGTAAGCTCCAAATCTATCCAGTACCAACAGAGCGACAAGGAGCAGAGCGTGGAAGTGTGCCGGAACGGTCTATCCGGAGAGAAGCCGAAAGAACTGTTTGAAGAATTTAAACAGGTTGCCGATCTGAATACAAGAACGGAGAATAAATACGTTACTGCTGTGATATCGCCCCCAAAAGAATACAGCCGAGATTTAACTCTGGAGGAATGGGGGAAACTGGCAGAGGACTATTTAAAAAAGGAGGGAATCGGTAAGAACAATCAATATTTAGTGCATCTACACCAATCTACGGACGATAAGCACCTGCATATTATAGCGAACAGGATAGATTATCACGGTAAAAATCAGGTAACGAGCCATAATATAGGAGAAAGAGCATCCGGACACGCTGAAGTATTATCCAAAGAGCGGAACTGGAAGACGGCACAAGAGATCACTGGAGAGAAGAAAGCAGAAATAAAAAATGTACTTCTTGAGGAAAAAGGGCAAAGCAGAAGTTTAGGCGATCTTGTATTGAGAATGGATAAAAGGGGTTACGTTATGCAGATCAGCGAGAACTCCAAAGGCTTAAACGGTGCAAGGATCATCCCGAAAGCTGATATCAACATGAATCCTTCAGTTTTGGAAAAAGTAACCAAACAGGGTTTTAAATTAAGCGATATCGACCCGAAATTAAAGATTAAGGAAATCGCCCTGGAACTTACAAAACTTACTCCTAAAAACATAGCATTGGAAGTAACAAAAAGTGTAACCAGGAATATTACCAAAGACAGAGGAATGTCATTATAAAGTAGTAAACAAAATATAAAAATTATGGAAGAACAGAACAACAATCAAAATGCCAGTTCTCCGCGGCTTAACCCTGTGGAACTACTGGAACAGTTAAAAATAACGACAAGCGCACTTGAAAAGCAAATCTCACAACTCAATTCCGAATCTGCATCCATGCAGGAGCTTAGTATGGAGGTCTCCGACATCTTTGATCGGAAAGTACAGGAGCTTAAAAAAAATGTTTCCGGTATTGAGGTAGGTATATCTCCGGAAGATCTGAAGAAGCTCGAATCTTACAAAGATTATTTTAAGCATTACAAGCCGGTATTATATACTTCTTTATTTGTCATGCTCTCAGGTTGGGGATTGGGTATTTTCGGGGCATATTCCGGAATCAAATGGTATAAAGAGAGCGTAAGGACAAAACAGGAGATCAGGAGCGAAGTCCTTCAGGAAATCGGCAAGGACGGAAATGTTATCGTATCAAAGGAGCAATGGGAAAATTACCAGTTTCAGAATGAAGTGTTAAAAGAATGGAATAAAACTAATCCTGAAGACAGTAAATCCCTTATAGATTACGGCAACGGATATAAAGCAAAACAAAAAAAGTGATGTTTTTTCCGACTATAAACAGACCTGAAAATTTATCTTTATAAAATAATAAGCGCTAAACATCCCTTAGAACAATACAATACAGCACAGGAAAATTTTATTAATAATCTTGCTGATAAAGACAAAGAATATCATTCCTTATTATTTTCTTATGGTAACGCCAGTTATCTATATCATAATTTACCCATAGAACCAAGTTTTGAGGATTATACGGAGTGGTTAGAGGGATTGCAAGAAAATATTAGAAAAGATATGCAGTCCAAAGGATTTGAAACCTGTAAAAGCATTTTATCCTTTACCCGTTACGTGAGAGAAAAAAGAGATATTCACATGGAAGATTTTATTATAGAAAAAATGGGAATTGAACAATACGGTAAGTATAAAGAGCTTTTCTAATGCTGTGAGAATCGAATAAAAAAATATCCGGGTCAATCTCCGGCAGAGAACAGGGAGAAGCTGTTAAGGTATTTGGATTTAATAGATTGCGCATAAATCGGCTTCGCCTACTCATGTATGTTGAGGAGAATTATAAATTCTCTCAACATACATTCGGGAGAAATTTGTGTTTTTATACAGTTCTAAAGACTGTCTATTTTTATTATTAGTTTTTTAAGCTTTTTGACCGGGCTTTTTCATATTTCCAAGTTTGGTATGGTAGAAATAGGATAATAAATTATAACAGTCAATATTTATGGTTTCCAAAAGCTCCATTTACTACCATTAAAAACAGCTAATCGTTTTGTACCTGTTTTGTTTACAAAAACCATCATTCCTGGTGAGGGACTTGGAATATTGTTAACATCGGAAACTACAGGTAACACTAATGCTTTAGTAGAGGATTCTAATACTAGAACACCATCATTTACTGTTGTAAAATTTGCTCCTATAATGGATCTAGCATTACTGTCTTCCGTTATTTGCGACATTGTAGGTTGACTATTTAAATAGAAACTGACATCTGCACCTTGGCCACTAAGATCAGTCCAATGATCTGTAGTAGAAGGGGTATTATTAAAAAATTTTATTCTTGCATTAGTAGGATCAGTAACATCTAAAATTATTGATCCTTCAGTAGGGATACTTGTTTTTTGCCTAACGTAGGGTAATAAAATTCCTTTATTGTTTGTATTTGCGAATTCTAACAGTACTGATGATTTGTTATTGATAGGAGCAGTTCCTATTGCATCTCCAACGATTATTTGAGAATAAACAGTCCCAGATAATATCCATGCGGTTATGATAAATAAATTTTTCATTATATAAATTTTTAATTTAAAACATATTAGAAATTAACAATATATTTATTATGGACAAGCAGGTTTAGAGAAACACTTCCAATCCCCGTCAGCATAAATTTTCAAACATTTACCGAAAATATCATAAACCATCATTCCTTCTATTGGATTAGTAATTTTACTAATATGATTTGCAGCGAAAGTCTGTGTAGGATCTGAAGTCATTCTTGTAATCACAAATCCTTTAGTATTAGATTCCAAAACCATATATGCAGAATTTCTGTTCATTGGCCAACCTCCATTGTTTGCTCCGGCTCTTTTCAATAATGTTACTCCAAAATTAGCAGGGATTCCAATATTATTATTGATTATAGGATTGTAACATACAAGAGATACCATTACTGTATTATTTGTTTTGATATTATTACAAGATCCTCCTAAACCATTATTGGAACATTCATATTGAGCATCTGTAGGAGGGATCATAATATCAGGATTTGTTGCATCTGGATCTGTTATATCATTAGGACGTAAAATAGAAGCTACTACTATTTGGGTTCCTGCAATAGCAGAATTACTAACTACTAAAGTAATAGTATAGGTAATTTCACAATTACTAGGAAGATTGAGCTTTGAAGAATATGAATTTGTTGCAGGATTATAATTCAAAGGAACACTTTCGTTTCCACAACTGTTTGAAGAAAATGTAATGGTTTGTGGCATTAATCCATTAGGAATTTTAAATGTAA
This window harbors:
- a CDS encoding transposase, with product MYKDIHIGHLILVKWKELDFSIERACNFFKISKTDVENMFSQKSLDTELLLKWSKLLEYDFFRIYSQHLILYSPPSKRTNAESLKSKKLPEFRKNIYTQEIIEFILEQINSDEMSKNEVIEKYKIPKTTLHKWISKYSK
- a CDS encoding type II toxin-antitoxin system RelE/ParE family toxin yields the protein MIYSITHKGLKKYWTKDDVSKLPSEMVDRIREILDIIDNVEEIPQDFDPFKGLRLHPLKGKLKGFWSVDVTGNYRIIFRFENKNAYDLDLLDTH
- a CDS encoding HigA family addiction module antitoxin, which produces MKPLIRAIKHNTHPGEIISSQIIKPNKLTVERTAKLLGITRPTLSNIVNGKSVITPIMAIRISKVFGGNAEFWIRLQTSYDLREAEKEFKEKHIELDKFEFA
- a CDS encoding MerR family transcriptional regulator, yielding MKNYTTKEVAALFGVSERTIQRHIATLIETLKTPNNKGFTIPEDTVNLLLSRHYNDKTTTDSDTENSEFPHVEYFTEEEYEEFKKRITEYPFLKEQISISKEYLESLKSQIEYFRMSYHRQLDIHEKLIESVKERNFIEAKEKGLDH
- a CDS encoding replication initiation protein, which encodes MELMDVSKNDKLIYQHNVITSGRYDYSACMLDILFMVLSCLKKDKLEYTIHVHDIEAITGRKWNLKQLREATESIGSRMFEIETPKKISQLWLFSKVDYLFGTGSFSVKLNDEALPYFFELKNNFTALQLKSVLNCSSKYAKRLYGIACQWRSIGSKRFEIEELKKMLGLIDKKGNEQFERISQFKEYVLDIAKKQINENSDIEIDFELKKKGRSFEWVTIHINSQKFKQLEIDFEKPLNVQKFISKLVTYGLNQEQAELIAGKEKEKDFDILITELNEKIRQRKLKIDNSVGYLIGVYQKKGILPVKN
- a CDS encoding plasmid mobilization protein, coding for MEDQNTEDWEAQFREEFEQIDRQNQYRERGKLGGRPKLNAPKSERLALRFTPVEMKKLKERADKKKLKLTDYSRIILLDRELPEYEKNIMLTEYATNFRRIGNYMKKEIFTPEERAGLLREIEEAIKGIKTQIKW
- a CDS encoding relaxase/mobilization nuclease domain-containing protein → MVISASTRNVSSKSIQYQQSDKEQSVEVCRNGLSGEKPKELFEEFKQVADLNTRTENKYVTAVISPPKEYSRDLTLEEWGKLAEDYLKKEGIGKNNQYLVHLHQSTDDKHLHIIANRIDYHGKNQVTSHNIGERASGHAEVLSKERNWKTAQEITGEKKAEIKNVLLEEKGQSRSLGDLVLRMDKRGYVMQISENSKGLNGARIIPKADINMNPSVLEKVTKQGFKLSDIDPKLKIKEIALELTKLTPKNIALEVTKSVTRNITKDRGMSL